The following are encoded in a window of Geobacter metallireducens GS-15 genomic DNA:
- a CDS encoding sensor histidine kinase, with protein MSSPNHRICLVVGWGGAVLLFLGLVGTFVAYRIHNASIFGVLPHVLVFLMLCFIFMAVSYRRMKSEEALAHVKELMQVQRELDKTARRYRSLMEGAGTAIFVFNADTGMLVEVNRRGTELFGYDKEEMIPLRGKDLVLEEDQEKFISLVHRVARRGRGRSDGITFRRKGGECFLGQVDARLIDLGDEKVVHAVVRDITFKHRAEREVRQRNRELSTLVGIITRANQETELETVLDVTLRETIEAFGANGGGIHLGNQDGKLRPTASINVPEQLRFLLARRDEAGPLERIADSGTSLSLANLETECRFGSSPAVQGWKGFVGVPLSARNRVTGVMYLLCRKERRFGDDEVALLLSIAGQVGIVIDNARLFDELKWKSDELMGSLRLLERSSHELSFSQHRLRTNLMLVERANQELERIDRMKSNFLGMISHEFRTPLTSIISGTEFLLSSPSFQIGSDARRVLDMINQGGERLSEIVSDILKVAKLEANSTPVTRSTLHISQVFEEVLEALEPLRAERDLTISFADLERLPHCNGDRECFKDIFTELLENSIKFTPDGGTIMVDARIVDRDRLSPRGDILNRFNSRFLAQSGGGCYLEVEVRDSGIGVSHDEQVKIFDKFYEVGDIRHHSSGKNKFQGKGTGLGLAIVKGMVEAHGGMVWVESPGESSDGRLGSAFFVLLPLEESACQPQLPLSGAGMSRSHDDLPDEGGG; from the coding sequence ATGTCTTCACCAAACCATCGGATATGCCTCGTTGTCGGCTGGGGGGGCGCCGTTCTGCTCTTCCTGGGGCTTGTCGGCACGTTCGTCGCCTACCGCATCCATAACGCCTCTATCTTCGGCGTTCTCCCCCATGTTCTCGTCTTTCTCATGCTCTGTTTCATATTCATGGCCGTAAGCTATCGCCGCATGAAGAGCGAGGAAGCCCTGGCCCATGTCAAGGAACTGATGCAGGTCCAGCGGGAACTGGACAAGACCGCGCGCCGTTACCGCAGTCTCATGGAGGGGGCGGGTACGGCCATCTTCGTCTTCAATGCCGATACGGGGATGCTGGTGGAGGTGAATCGCCGCGGAACCGAACTCTTCGGCTACGACAAGGAGGAGATGATCCCGTTGCGGGGGAAGGACCTGGTCCTTGAGGAGGACCAGGAGAAATTCATCTCCCTCGTTCACCGAGTGGCCCGGCGGGGGAGGGGACGCTCCGACGGGATCACGTTTCGCCGCAAGGGTGGTGAGTGCTTCCTGGGTCAGGTCGATGCCCGTCTCATCGACCTGGGGGACGAGAAGGTGGTTCATGCCGTGGTTCGCGACATCACCTTCAAGCACCGGGCCGAACGGGAGGTCCGCCAGCGCAACCGGGAACTCTCCACCCTTGTCGGCATCATTACCCGGGCCAACCAGGAGACGGAGCTGGAGACGGTGCTCGACGTGACGCTTCGCGAGACCATCGAGGCCTTCGGCGCCAATGGCGGCGGGATACACCTTGGCAATCAGGACGGGAAGCTGAGGCCAACGGCATCAATCAACGTTCCCGAGCAACTCCGGTTCCTCCTTGCCCGGCGGGATGAGGCAGGCCCCCTGGAGCGGATCGCCGACTCCGGCACCAGCCTCAGTCTGGCGAACCTGGAAACGGAGTGCCGTTTCGGCTCGTCGCCGGCCGTCCAGGGGTGGAAGGGATTCGTCGGGGTTCCCCTTTCGGCCCGCAACCGCGTCACCGGCGTCATGTACCTCCTGTGCAGGAAGGAACGTCGCTTCGGGGATGACGAGGTGGCCCTCTTGCTTTCCATCGCCGGCCAGGTGGGGATCGTGATCGACAACGCCCGCCTCTTCGATGAACTCAAGTGGAAGAGCGATGAGCTCATGGGCTCCCTCCGCCTCCTGGAACGGAGCAGCCACGAACTCTCCTTCTCCCAGCACCGGCTCCGCACCAACCTGATGCTCGTGGAACGGGCCAACCAGGAACTGGAGCGGATCGACCGGATGAAGTCCAACTTCCTCGGCATGATTTCCCACGAGTTCCGCACCCCCCTGACGAGCATCATCAGCGGCACCGAGTTTCTCCTCTCGTCCCCCTCCTTTCAGATTGGAAGCGATGCGCGCCGGGTCCTTGACATGATCAATCAGGGGGGAGAACGCCTTTCCGAAATCGTCAGCGATATCCTCAAGGTGGCGAAGCTGGAGGCCAACAGCACTCCGGTCACCCGCTCGACCCTCCACATTTCCCAGGTTTTCGAAGAGGTCCTTGAGGCGCTGGAACCCCTGCGGGCCGAACGGGACCTCACGATTTCCTTCGCCGACCTGGAGAGGCTTCCCCACTGCAACGGCGACCGGGAGTGCTTCAAGGATATCTTCACCGAACTGCTGGAAAATTCCATCAAATTCACCCCCGACGGCGGTACCATCATGGTTGACGCCCGGATTGTGGACAGGGATCGGCTCTCGCCGAGGGGAGACATCCTCAACCGCTTCAATTCCCGGTTCCTTGCCCAGTCGGGTGGGGGGTGCTACCTGGAGGTGGAGGTCCGGGACAGCGGCATCGGCGTGAGTCATGATGAGCAGGTGAAGATCTTCGACAAGTTCTACGAGGTGGGTGATATCCGTCATCACTCCAGCGGCAAGAACAAGTTCCAGGGGAAGGGGACCGGGTTGGGGCTCGCCATCGTCAAGGGGATGGTGGAAGCCCATGGGGGCATGGTCTGGGTCGAGAGTCCGGGAGAAAGTTCCGATGGCCGTCTCGGCAGCGCCTTCTTCGTGCTTCTCCCCCTGGAGGAGAGTGCCTGCCAGCCCCAACTCCCCCTCTCCGGAGCCGGCATGTCCCGTTCCCATGACGACCTTCCCGATGAGGGGGGCGGATAG
- the recA gene encoding recombinase RecA: MTQEREKAIELALSQIEKQFGKGAIMRLGADEALPDIDAIPTGALSLDIALGVGGVPRGRVIEIYGPESSGKTTLALHIAAEAQKLGGIAAFVDAEHALDIGYARKLGVRTDDLLVSQPDTGEQALEIAEMLVRSGAVDVLVIDSVAALVPKAEIEGEMGDSHVGLQARLMSQALRKLTGIISKSNCCVIFINQIRMKIGVMFGSPETTTGGNALKFYASVRLDIRKIATLKQGDAVIGSRTKVKVVKNKVAPPFREVEFDIYYGEGISRLGDLLDLAVDRKIIDKSGAWFSYGSDRIGQGRENSRNFLKEHPEMVAEIEDKIYETAGIPRKGGKEEAA, translated from the coding sequence GTGACCCAGGAACGCGAGAAGGCGATTGAGCTGGCACTGAGCCAGATAGAGAAGCAGTTCGGCAAGGGCGCCATCATGCGGCTGGGTGCTGACGAGGCCCTGCCGGACATCGACGCCATCCCCACCGGCGCCCTCTCCCTGGATATCGCCCTGGGGGTGGGCGGGGTTCCCCGGGGACGGGTCATCGAGATCTACGGCCCCGAGTCGTCGGGCAAGACGACCCTCGCCCTCCACATCGCCGCCGAGGCCCAGAAGCTGGGCGGCATCGCGGCCTTCGTGGATGCCGAGCACGCCCTGGACATCGGCTATGCCCGCAAGCTGGGTGTTCGGACCGACGACCTCCTGGTCTCCCAGCCCGACACGGGGGAGCAGGCCCTTGAGATCGCCGAGATGCTCGTGCGGAGCGGCGCCGTGGACGTCCTCGTCATCGACTCGGTGGCGGCCCTCGTTCCCAAGGCCGAGATCGAGGGGGAGATGGGGGACTCCCACGTGGGGCTCCAGGCCCGCCTCATGTCCCAGGCCCTGCGCAAGCTCACCGGCATCATCTCCAAGTCCAACTGCTGCGTCATCTTCATCAACCAGATCCGGATGAAGATCGGCGTCATGTTCGGCAGCCCCGAGACCACCACCGGCGGCAACGCCCTCAAGTTCTACGCTTCGGTCCGCCTCGACATCCGCAAGATCGCCACCCTCAAGCAGGGGGATGCGGTGATCGGCTCCCGCACCAAGGTGAAGGTGGTGAAGAACAAGGTGGCTCCCCCCTTCAGGGAGGTGGAGTTCGACATCTACTACGGCGAGGGGATATCCCGCCTGGGGGACCTCCTGGACCTGGCCGTTGACCGCAAGATCATCGACAAGAGCGGTGCCTGGTTTTCCTACGGCTCCGACCGGATCGGCCAGGGACGCGAGAACTCCCGGAATTTCCTCAAGGAGCATCCGGAGATGGTGGCCGAAATCGAGGACAAGATTTACGAAACGGCCGGCATTCCCCGCAAAGGGGGGAAGGAAGAGGCGGCGTAG
- a CDS encoding type IV pilus twitching motility protein PilT has protein sequence MELNDILAIAVKAKASDIHIKTGLPPVVRIDGRLRPIPNAQRLAPDQVRAMAFAIMNERQKGIFEEHYECDVAYGVPGLGRFRVSIYSQRGTVAMVFRSIPFGIPSIENLTLPPVIKKLALEERGLILVTGTTGSGKSTTLAAMIDYINEHRTCNIITVEDPVEFLHRDKKSILSQREVGFDTLSFSTALKGALRQDPDVVLVGEMRDLETIETAMHAAETGHLVMSTLHTLDAAETINRIISVFPPFHQRQVRLQLSGVIKGVISQRLVPRADGKGRVPAVEVMIGTARIKEYIDDKDKTKLLPEAIAQGFTTYGMQTFDQSLMQLYTGKLITYEEALRQSTNPDDFALKVSGISSTSDSTWDNFVHDEAPPAAAGDTPTEGIEKF, from the coding sequence ATGGAACTCAATGATATTCTTGCCATAGCGGTCAAGGCTAAAGCGTCTGATATCCACATCAAGACGGGGCTCCCCCCGGTTGTCCGGATCGATGGACGGCTGCGGCCCATTCCCAATGCACAGCGTCTTGCCCCGGACCAGGTTCGCGCCATGGCCTTTGCCATCATGAATGAGCGACAAAAGGGGATCTTCGAGGAGCACTACGAGTGCGACGTGGCCTACGGGGTGCCGGGACTCGGCCGCTTCCGGGTGAGTATCTATTCCCAGCGGGGGACCGTGGCCATGGTCTTCCGGTCCATCCCCTTCGGCATCCCCTCCATTGAGAACCTGACCCTTCCGCCGGTCATCAAGAAGCTTGCACTGGAGGAACGTGGGCTCATCCTCGTCACCGGCACCACGGGAAGCGGCAAGTCCACGACCCTGGCCGCCATGATCGACTACATCAACGAGCACCGGACCTGCAACATCATCACCGTCGAAGACCCGGTGGAGTTCCTGCATCGGGACAAGAAGAGCATCCTCTCCCAGCGGGAGGTGGGGTTCGATACCCTTTCCTTCTCCACTGCCCTGAAGGGAGCCCTACGCCAGGACCCGGACGTGGTTCTCGTGGGGGAGATGCGGGACCTGGAAACCATCGAGACCGCCATGCACGCCGCCGAGACCGGGCACCTGGTCATGTCCACCCTCCATACCCTGGACGCCGCCGAAACCATCAACCGGATCATCTCCGTCTTCCCTCCCTTCCACCAGCGCCAGGTCAGGCTCCAACTCTCCGGGGTCATCAAGGGGGTCATATCCCAGCGGCTGGTCCCCCGGGCCGACGGCAAGGGGCGGGTTCCGGCCGTGGAGGTCATGATCGGCACCGCCCGCATCAAGGAATATATCGACGACAAGGACAAGACGAAGCTCCTCCCCGAGGCCATCGCCCAAGGGTTCACCACCTACGGGATGCAGACATTTGACCAGTCCCTCATGCAGCTCTACACCGGCAAGCTCATCACCTACGAGGAAGCGCTCCGGCAGTCCACCAACCCGGATGATTTCGCCCTCAAGGTGTCGGGCATCTCTTCCACGTCCGACAGCACGTGGGACAACTTTGTCCACGACGAAGCCCCCCCCGCGGCTGCTGGAGATACGCCCACCGAGGGGATCGAGAAGTTTTAG
- a CDS encoding regulatory protein RecX, with translation MGEERSGFSRALDILSRRDHSEAELALKLRRKGIDEREIASVVARLRELGYLNDRRLAERIAETAMAGGRMAGPRLSRELIRRGIPRELAAEALARATEGRDLRDDIREMLAGKFSSFDPREADLREKRRVVGWFQRRGYPLSAILDALRVSADE, from the coding sequence ATGGGGGAGGAGCGGAGCGGGTTCAGCCGCGCCCTTGATATTCTCTCCCGGCGTGACCACAGCGAGGCGGAGTTGGCCCTGAAGCTGCGGCGCAAGGGGATCGACGAAAGAGAGATTGCATCAGTCGTGGCCCGCCTGCGGGAGTTGGGGTATCTCAACGACCGGCGCCTGGCCGAGCGGATAGCGGAAACGGCCATGGCCGGCGGCAGGATGGCGGGACCGCGGCTCAGCCGGGAACTCATCCGGCGCGGAATCCCCAGGGAGCTTGCGGCCGAGGCCCTGGCCAGGGCCACCGAAGGGCGCGATCTGCGGGATGACATAAGGGAGATGCTGGCCGGCAAGTTCTCATCCTTCGACCCAAGGGAGGCGGATTTACGGGAGAAACGGCGGGTGGTCGGCTGGTTCCAGCGTCGCGGCTATCCCCTTTCGGCCATCCTGGATGCCCTGCGGGTTTCCGCCGACGAATAA
- the alaS gene encoding alanine--tRNA ligase codes for MTGNELRARFLKFFEDRGHTVVPSSLLIPHNDPTLLFANAGMNQFKDCFLGMEDRGYTRATSSQKCVRAGGKHNDLENVGRTARHHTFFEMLGNFSFGDYFKKEAIAFAWEFLTKDLGLDKDRLYVTVYTDDDEAADIWHHQEGVPRERIFRFGEKDNFWSMGDTGPCGPCSEIFWDNGPEVGCGSPDCTVGCDCDRYMEIWNNVFMQFNRSADGTMTPLPKPSVDTGMGLERICTVMQGVKSNYDTDLLQGVIRHVERLSGKRYRENEKDDVSMRVIADHARATTFLICDGVLPSNEGRGYVLRRIMRRAARHAKMLGFAEPVLYRTVDAVNEMMGGSYPELLEREEYIKKVIRAEEERFAETLDRGLAILNDAVAQLKGEGKTVIPGETLFRLYDTFGFPTDLTADIVRAEGFTIDEPGFEACMGRQREQAREHWKGSGEEGIAAVHKELHNRGVRSVFVGYDEKCSYAAIGSILRGGSEVAEAKAGEDVEIITDRTPFYGESGGQAGDTGTISTGSAHVRVTGTIRPYPDLIVHRGTVVEGTIKTGEACDLKVASVDRDATARNHTATHLLQTALRRVLGEHVKQAGSLVAPDRLRFDFTHFAAMTPEEIRRVEEIVNTFIMENDTVHAREMAVEEAMESGATALFGEKYGDRVRVVKVGEVSAELCGGTHVRAAGDIGSFKILSEAGIAAGVRRIEALTGMGALRHIQELEDEKRQIAALMKAEGGDNIDRLQKLLARQREMQREIETLQGQLNAAKSGDLLADVREVNGVKVLATKVEVDDPKKLRELADTLKDRLGSGVVALGCEKDGRANLLVAVTKDLAGRIRAGDIIRQLAPVIGGSGGGKPELAQAGGSQPDMLAEALGKVYGLIG; via the coding sequence ATGACCGGAAACGAACTACGCGCCAGATTCCTGAAATTTTTCGAGGACCGCGGACACACCGTGGTCCCCAGCTCCCTCCTCATCCCCCACAATGACCCGACGCTCCTTTTTGCCAATGCCGGCATGAACCAGTTCAAGGACTGCTTCCTCGGCATGGAGGACCGGGGGTACACCCGGGCAACCAGTTCCCAGAAGTGCGTGCGGGCCGGGGGGAAGCACAACGACCTGGAGAACGTGGGGCGCACCGCCCGGCACCATACCTTCTTCGAGATGCTCGGCAATTTCTCCTTCGGCGACTACTTCAAGAAGGAGGCCATTGCCTTTGCCTGGGAGTTCCTCACCAAGGACCTGGGGCTTGACAAGGACCGCCTCTACGTGACGGTCTACACCGATGACGACGAGGCCGCCGACATCTGGCACCACCAGGAGGGGGTTCCCCGCGAGCGGATTTTCCGCTTCGGCGAGAAGGACAACTTCTGGTCCATGGGAGACACCGGCCCCTGCGGCCCCTGCTCCGAGATCTTCTGGGACAATGGTCCCGAGGTAGGGTGCGGCTCCCCCGACTGTACCGTCGGGTGTGACTGCGACCGCTACATGGAGATCTGGAACAACGTCTTCATGCAGTTCAACCGCTCCGCCGACGGCACCATGACCCCGCTCCCCAAACCCTCCGTCGATACCGGCATGGGTCTTGAGCGGATCTGCACCGTCATGCAGGGGGTTAAATCCAACTACGACACTGACCTCCTCCAGGGGGTCATCAGGCATGTGGAGCGGCTTTCGGGAAAACGGTACCGGGAGAATGAGAAGGACGACGTCTCCATGCGGGTCATCGCCGATCACGCCCGGGCCACCACCTTCCTCATCTGCGACGGTGTCCTTCCCTCCAACGAGGGGCGGGGCTACGTGCTGCGCCGGATCATGCGCCGGGCAGCCCGCCACGCCAAGATGCTCGGCTTTGCCGAGCCGGTCCTCTACCGGACCGTGGATGCCGTGAACGAGATGATGGGGGGCTCATACCCGGAGCTTCTGGAGCGGGAAGAATACATCAAAAAGGTGATCCGGGCCGAGGAGGAGCGCTTCGCCGAAACCCTCGACCGGGGCCTCGCCATCCTGAACGACGCCGTGGCCCAGTTGAAGGGGGAGGGGAAGACGGTGATCCCCGGCGAAACCCTCTTCCGCCTTTACGACACATTCGGTTTTCCCACTGACCTCACGGCCGACATCGTCCGCGCCGAAGGGTTCACCATCGACGAGCCGGGCTTCGAGGCCTGCATGGGACGCCAGCGGGAGCAGGCCCGGGAGCACTGGAAAGGTTCCGGCGAAGAAGGGATTGCCGCCGTCCACAAGGAACTCCACAACCGTGGGGTCAGAAGCGTCTTTGTGGGTTATGACGAGAAGTGCAGCTACGCAGCGATCGGCAGCATCCTCCGTGGTGGCTCCGAGGTGGCCGAGGCGAAGGCCGGCGAAGATGTGGAAATCATCACCGACAGGACCCCCTTCTACGGCGAGTCCGGCGGCCAGGCCGGAGATACCGGCACCATCTCCACCGGCTCGGCCCACGTGCGGGTGACCGGCACGATCCGCCCCTATCCCGACCTCATCGTCCACCGGGGAACCGTCGTCGAGGGGACCATCAAGACCGGCGAGGCGTGCGACCTGAAGGTTGCGTCCGTGGATCGCGACGCCACGGCCAGAAACCACACCGCCACTCACCTCCTCCAGACGGCGCTCCGCCGGGTGCTCGGCGAACACGTGAAGCAGGCCGGCTCCCTCGTGGCGCCGGACCGGCTCCGTTTCGACTTCACCCACTTTGCCGCCATGACCCCGGAGGAAATCCGCCGGGTGGAGGAGATCGTCAATACCTTCATAATGGAGAACGATACGGTCCATGCCCGGGAGATGGCTGTTGAGGAAGCCATGGAGAGCGGAGCCACGGCCCTGTTCGGCGAGAAGTACGGCGATCGGGTACGGGTGGTCAAGGTGGGGGAGGTGAGCGCCGAGCTCTGCGGCGGCACCCACGTCCGGGCCGCCGGCGACATCGGCTCCTTCAAGATTCTCTCCGAGGCGGGAATTGCCGCCGGGGTGCGCCGCATAGAGGCCCTGACCGGCATGGGGGCGCTGCGCCACATCCAGGAGCTGGAGGATGAGAAGCGGCAGATCGCGGCCCTCATGAAGGCCGAGGGGGGAGACAATATCGACCGGCTCCAGAAACTTCTCGCCCGCCAGCGGGAGATGCAGCGGGAGATCGAGACGCTCCAGGGTCAGCTCAATGCGGCCAAATCCGGGGATCTCTTGGCGGATGTCCGGGAGGTGAACGGTGTGAAGGTCCTGGCCACGAAAGTGGAGGTGGACGATCCGAAAAAGTTGAGGGAGTTGGCCGATACCCTCAAGGACCGTCTCGGTTCCGGGGTTGTGGCCCTTGGGTGCGAGAAGGACGGCAGGGCCAACCTCCTCGTGGCGGTGACGAAAGATCTGGCGGGCCGCATCAGGGCCGGCGACATCATCCGGCAGCTGGCGCCGGTCATCGGCGGGAGCGGCGGCGGCAAGCCGGAGCTGGCCCAGGCGGGGGGGAGCCAGCCCGACATGCTGGCCGAGGCCCTCGGTAAGGTGTACGGGCTCATCGGCTGA
- a CDS encoding hybrid sensor histidine kinase/response regulator, giving the protein MDVVAKFQAERDVKTILVVDDEAVIRDLCARALKGYRVLQAADGEEALRLFEKGGVDVILTDVMMPKINGIELLRRLKDLEPTIVVIVMTGYAEKEIILNALKADADDFITKPLNILQLKTAVDKALDKKALKEELANLKSMDRLKSNFLSLISHKFRTPITAISLFLQNLASGVCDPDDPDSRENLKLICGQSRYLENLVAELLVFSRFLAAGEELHLEPCSLPEIIRPLVASSKEATAKPGVVASFDLEQLSPLSLDREKIAFAIGQVIDNAFKFSRETGTVSFSLREDNVACRLTVEDEGIGIPKEELPKIFEKFYQVDLEGAGQIRGFGLGLFYAREFVKLHGGTITVESEPEKGTRVTVLLPLHSSITP; this is encoded by the coding sequence ATGGACGTTGTGGCGAAATTCCAGGCTGAGCGGGATGTCAAGACGATCCTCGTCGTTGACGACGAGGCGGTGATCCGTGACCTCTGCGCCCGGGCACTCAAGGGGTACCGGGTGCTCCAGGCGGCCGACGGCGAGGAGGCGTTGCGGCTCTTCGAGAAGGGGGGGGTCGACGTCATCCTCACCGACGTGATGATGCCGAAGATCAACGGCATCGAGCTGTTGCGCCGCCTGAAAGATCTGGAGCCCACCATCGTGGTCATCGTCATGACCGGCTATGCCGAGAAGGAGATCATTCTCAACGCCCTCAAGGCCGATGCCGACGACTTCATCACCAAACCCCTGAACATCCTTCAGCTCAAGACGGCGGTGGACAAGGCCCTGGACAAGAAGGCCCTTAAGGAGGAACTCGCCAACCTCAAGAGCATGGATCGACTCAAGAGCAACTTCCTCTCCCTCATCTCGCACAAGTTTCGCACCCCCATTACCGCCATCTCCCTCTTTCTCCAGAACCTGGCGAGCGGGGTTTGCGACCCGGACGACCCTGATTCGCGCGAGAACCTGAAACTCATCTGCGGCCAGTCCAGATACCTTGAGAACCTTGTCGCCGAGCTCCTGGTATTCAGCCGCTTCTTGGCCGCCGGGGAAGAGCTTCACCTGGAGCCGTGCAGCCTCCCTGAAATCATTCGTCCCCTGGTTGCCTCTTCCAAGGAGGCGACTGCCAAGCCGGGCGTCGTTGCGTCCTTCGATCTGGAGCAGCTCTCCCCCCTGTCCCTCGATCGGGAGAAAATCGCCTTTGCCATCGGCCAGGTGATCGACAACGCCTTTAAGTTTTCCCGCGAAACGGGGACTGTCTCCTTCTCCCTGCGTGAGGACAACGTTGCCTGCCGCCTGACCGTGGAGGATGAAGGCATCGGGATCCCGAAGGAAGAGCTGCCGAAGATCTTCGAGAAGTTCTATCAGGTGGACCTTGAGGGCGCCGGCCAGATTCGCGGTTTCGGCCTCGGCCTTTTCTACGCACGGGAGTTTGTCAAGCTTCACGGCGGCACCATCACCGTGGAAAGCGAGCCCGAAAAGGGAACCCGCGTTACGGTCCTTCTTCCCCTCCATTCGTCCATTACGCCCTGA
- the argB gene encoding acetylglutamate kinase — translation MQHLIEKANTLMEALPYIRRFSGKTIVIKYGGHAMSDEALKKSFALDVILLKSLGINTVVVHGGGPQINETLKRYGIVSEFVRGMRVTDAATMQVVEMVLTGQVNKEVVGYLNQHGGRAVGLSGKDGSLLLCRKLLQEVKQGDGSLEKVDIGFVGDVVKVNQELIQTLEHGKFIPVIAPVGVGEDGESYNVNADLVAGRVAGALKAEKLILLTDVEGVKDKAGELIPGIVLDDVPRLIDGGVITGGMIPKVTCCVDAIEEGVKKASIIDGRVLHAVLLEIFTDVGVGTEIRR, via the coding sequence GTGCAGCATCTCATCGAAAAGGCCAACACCCTCATGGAGGCGCTCCCCTACATCCGGCGCTTCTCCGGCAAGACCATCGTCATCAAGTACGGCGGCCACGCCATGTCCGACGAGGCCCTGAAAAAGTCCTTCGCCCTCGACGTCATCCTTCTCAAATCCCTCGGCATCAACACCGTCGTGGTTCACGGCGGAGGCCCCCAGATCAACGAGACCCTCAAACGCTACGGTATCGTCTCCGAATTCGTGCGGGGGATGCGTGTCACCGACGCCGCCACCATGCAGGTGGTGGAGATGGTTCTCACCGGTCAGGTCAACAAGGAAGTGGTGGGGTACCTGAACCAGCATGGCGGCCGGGCCGTGGGTCTCTCCGGCAAGGACGGCAGTCTCCTTCTCTGTCGGAAGCTTCTCCAGGAGGTGAAGCAGGGCGACGGTTCCCTGGAGAAGGTGGACATCGGCTTCGTAGGGGACGTGGTCAAGGTGAACCAGGAACTGATCCAGACCCTGGAGCACGGCAAGTTCATTCCGGTCATCGCCCCGGTGGGCGTAGGGGAGGATGGCGAAAGCTACAACGTGAACGCGGATCTCGTGGCGGGCCGGGTGGCTGGGGCACTCAAGGCCGAGAAACTGATCCTTCTCACCGACGTGGAGGGGGTCAAGGACAAGGCGGGAGAGCTGATCCCCGGCATCGTCCTGGATGACGTTCCGCGACTCATCGACGGTGGCGTCATCACCGGCGGGATGATCCCCAAGGTCACCTGCTGTGTCGACGCCATCGAGGAGGGGGTCAAGAAGGCCTCCATCATCGACGGCCGGGTTCTCCACGCGGTTCTCCTCGAAATTTTCACTGACGTTGGCGTCGGGACCGAGATCCGACGATAG